From the Roseofilum capinflatum BLCC-M114 genome, one window contains:
- the petN gene encoding cytochrome b6-f complex subunit PetN, producing MDILSLGWVSLLVIFTFSISMVVWARNGF from the coding sequence ATGGACATTCTCTCTTTAGGTTGGGTTTCCTTGCTGGTGATTTTCACCTTCTCTATCTCTATGGTCGTTTGGGCAAGAAACGGCTTCTAA
- the serS gene encoding serine--tRNA ligase → MLDIKQIRDNPQQVQAKLNSRGPDYDLQTILDLDRQQRDLETQRSQLQAKSNEIGKQVGQKIKSGTAPQSPEIEALKEEGNQVKAELAQLEPQEKDLKAQLAELLLPLPNLPDDSTPLGKSEEENVEVRRWGDEYLPQNPNILPHWEIGEQLGILNFERSVRIAQSRFVTLMGTGAALERALISFMLDRHIQEGYTEIMPPFLINSDSLTASGQLPKFAEESFKCEKDDLWLTPTAEVPITSLYRDEILNAEDLPLYHCAFTPCFRREAGSYGRDTRGLIRLHQFNKVEMFKFVRPETSAEELETLVQQAESVLQALKLPYRAIALCTGDLGFSAVKTYDLEVWLPSSGKYREISSCSNCGDFQARRGNIRFREAKKKGTQYLHTLNGSGLAIGRTMAAILENYQQPNGAVQVPEVLQPYLGREVL, encoded by the coding sequence GTGCTGGACATTAAACAAATCCGAGACAATCCCCAACAGGTTCAAGCCAAACTGAACAGTCGAGGGCCAGATTATGACCTCCAGACTATTTTAGACCTCGATCGCCAACAACGGGATTTGGAAACCCAACGCAGTCAACTGCAAGCGAAAAGCAACGAGATTGGTAAACAGGTGGGGCAAAAGATCAAATCGGGGACTGCTCCCCAATCTCCGGAAATCGAAGCGCTCAAGGAAGAAGGAAACCAGGTTAAGGCTGAACTGGCGCAACTCGAACCCCAAGAAAAAGACCTGAAAGCCCAATTAGCCGAGTTACTCCTGCCCTTACCCAACCTTCCTGACGATTCTACGCCACTGGGCAAGAGTGAGGAAGAAAATGTGGAGGTGCGGCGCTGGGGGGATGAATATTTACCGCAGAATCCGAATATTCTCCCTCACTGGGAAATTGGGGAACAACTAGGAATCTTGAATTTTGAGCGTTCTGTTCGCATTGCCCAAAGTCGCTTTGTGACGTTAATGGGGACTGGTGCGGCATTGGAGCGGGCGCTCATTTCGTTTATGCTCGATCGCCATATTCAGGAAGGCTATACCGAAATTATGCCCCCGTTCCTGATTAATAGCGACTCCCTCACCGCTTCGGGACAGTTGCCCAAATTCGCCGAAGAGAGCTTTAAGTGCGAAAAAGACGATCTGTGGCTCACTCCCACCGCAGAAGTGCCCATTACCAGCCTCTATCGGGATGAAATCCTGAATGCGGAGGACTTACCCCTTTATCATTGTGCCTTTACCCCCTGTTTCCGTCGGGAAGCGGGAAGCTATGGACGGGATACGCGGGGCTTAATTCGGCTGCACCAGTTTAATAAGGTGGAGATGTTTAAGTTTGTGCGTCCAGAAACCTCGGCAGAGGAGTTAGAAACCTTAGTACAGCAGGCAGAATCGGTGCTGCAAGCCTTGAAATTGCCCTATCGGGCGATCGCCCTATGCACCGGAGATTTAGGCTTTTCCGCCGTCAAAACCTACGATCTGGAGGTCTGGTTACCCTCCTCTGGCAAATATCGGGAGATTTCCAGTTGTTCCAACTGTGGTGATTTTCAGGCACGACGGGGGAATATCCGCTTCCGGGAAGCGAAGAAAAAGGGAACCCAATATCTTCATACCTTAAATGGATCGGGATTGGCGATCGGGCGTACCATGGCCGCTATCCTAGAGAATTATCAACAGCCTAACGGTGCGGTTCAAGTTCCGGAAGTGCTGCAACCCTATTTAGGGCGTGAGGTTTTGTAG
- a CDS encoding Uma2 family endonuclease: MVQELLHQSQIEARLYPESDGKPMADNTVQFRLMTTIVGGLSVLFKERQDVFVAGDLLWYPKKAGTLTVAEEKLPFSQAPDIMVVLGVEKKDRGSYKQWEEGNIVPQVAMEIISPSNSRGQMNDKFEFYDYYGVEEYYVYDPELNQLQGWLRSGGKLTEIPQMEGWRSPLLQVSFSTRSQQLQLFTPTGEAFGTYEDVVQERDRQRQEKELERQEKERQQQRADRAESDLQQLREKLRQLNIDPDSLL; the protein is encoded by the coding sequence ATGGTACAAGAATTACTCCATCAATCACAAATTGAGGCTCGACTCTACCCCGAAAGTGATGGCAAACCGATGGCGGATAATACGGTTCAGTTTCGTTTAATGACAACGATTGTCGGCGGATTGTCGGTTTTGTTTAAAGAGCGACAAGATGTGTTTGTGGCTGGTGATTTGTTGTGGTATCCCAAAAAGGCGGGAACGTTAACGGTAGCTGAAGAAAAATTACCGTTCAGCCAAGCGCCAGATATTATGGTGGTTTTGGGAGTGGAGAAAAAAGATAGAGGCTCCTATAAACAATGGGAAGAAGGAAATATCGTGCCTCAAGTGGCGATGGAGATTATCTCACCGAGTAATAGCAGAGGACAGATGAACGATAAGTTTGAGTTCTACGACTATTATGGGGTGGAAGAATATTATGTCTACGATCCGGAACTCAATCAACTGCAAGGATGGTTGAGAAGTGGGGGGAAATTAACCGAAATTCCTCAAATGGAGGGTTGGAGGAGTCCTTTATTACAAGTGAGTTTTAGTACCCGATCGCAACAGTTGCAGTTATTCACGCCGACTGGGGAAGCGTTTGGAACCTATGAGGATGTCGTGCAAGAGCGCGATCGCCAACGACAGGAAAAGGAACTCGAACGACAGGAAAAGGAACGCCAACAACAAAGAGCCGATCGCGCCGAGTCAGATCTACAACAGCTACGGGAGAAATTGCGACAGTTGAATATCGATCCGGATTCTTTGTTGTAG
- the rseP gene encoding RIP metalloprotease RseP → MGYLAAIAVLVVLIIVHELGHFLAARLQGIHANRFSLGFGPILWKYQGPETEYAIRAIPLGGFVGFPDEDPESTIPPDDPDLLNNRPILDRAIVISAGVIANLIFAYLVLALQFGFQGVPDGINYQPGVLVPQVLSTDTPAAQAGIRAGDIILSIDGQELSASERAIGVVQETIQLAPNQPLSLTVERDNRVIPLQVTPQPGPDGQGRIGVQLFPNGTPTYRSPQGPFEVLGLAAEQFQDIVVRTVQGFGQLITNFSSMAGQVGGPVKIVEEGAKLARSDSGSLAFFAAIISVNLAVLNILPLPALDGGQLAFLLVEGLRGKPLPTKVQENVMQTGIMLLLGLGIFLIIRDTTQLEFIQQLLE, encoded by the coding sequence ATGGGTTATTTGGCAGCGATCGCAGTTCTCGTCGTCTTAATTATTGTGCATGAATTGGGCCACTTTTTAGCCGCCCGTCTCCAGGGCATTCATGCCAACCGGTTTTCATTAGGCTTTGGCCCCATCCTATGGAAATATCAGGGGCCAGAAACCGAATATGCGATTCGAGCCATCCCCCTAGGGGGGTTTGTGGGATTCCCTGATGAAGACCCCGAAAGCACCATACCGCCTGATGACCCGGATCTACTCAATAATCGTCCTATCTTAGACCGGGCGATCGTCATTAGTGCGGGAGTCATTGCCAATTTAATCTTTGCTTATCTGGTTTTGGCGCTTCAGTTTGGCTTTCAAGGGGTTCCCGATGGCATCAATTATCAACCAGGGGTTTTAGTTCCTCAAGTCCTCTCCACCGATACCCCAGCCGCCCAAGCCGGTATTCGGGCAGGTGATATCATTCTCAGCATCGATGGCCAGGAATTAAGCGCGTCTGAACGTGCTATTGGTGTGGTGCAAGAAACCATTCAACTGGCTCCCAATCAACCTTTAAGCTTGACTGTGGAACGGGACAATCGGGTGATTCCCTTGCAGGTGACTCCCCAACCCGGCCCCGATGGTCAAGGACGCATTGGAGTCCAATTATTTCCCAATGGTACGCCCACCTATCGATCGCCTCAAGGCCCCTTTGAAGTATTGGGTTTAGCTGCCGAACAGTTTCAAGATATTGTGGTGCGGACGGTTCAAGGCTTTGGCCAACTGATCACTAATTTTAGCTCCATGGCTGGCCAAGTGGGCGGGCCGGTGAAAATTGTGGAGGAAGGGGCGAAATTAGCGCGATCGGATTCCGGCAGTTTAGCCTTTTTTGCCGCCATTATTAGTGTCAATTTAGCCGTCTTAAATATTTTGCCTCTACCGGCCCTTGATGGCGGTCAATTGGCCTTTCTCTTAGTCGAAGGTTTGCGCGGTAAACCTCTGCCGACTAAGGTGCAAGAAAATGTCATGCAAACCGGGATTATGTTGCTATTAGGTTTAGGCATTTTCTTAATCATTCGCGATACCACTCAATTGGAATTTATTCAACAACTTCTAGAGTAA
- a CDS encoding peroxiredoxin-like family protein: MNPYTIFKETQRPRASDRATVPILTNCESADRLLILIWSQLGDFDSLEYAWWLQREAETLQSHGITIRAVGIGDRNSGLKFCDYTGFPPEWLFVDPTAQLHQQLELYRGLSLKFPGLSPGQNAWVNLMLMCAGIASPGTLAEVFRGYRGDRQAPQLIDDQEEIQARPLPPLKGSFFNRAGGTGFQRPFELATLRLRNMTEVLGNWKTYVPDAAYMTQRGGTFLFDGQGNLLYEHRDRGILGFAENMSRPLSFLSLDSKDGF, encoded by the coding sequence ATGAATCCTTACACTATTTTCAAAGAAACTCAACGCCCAAGAGCAAGCGATCGCGCCACTGTGCCCATTCTGACCAATTGTGAATCCGCCGATCGCCTCTTAATTCTCATTTGGTCACAACTGGGGGATTTTGATAGTCTTGAATATGCTTGGTGGTTACAACGAGAAGCAGAAACACTGCAATCCCACGGCATTACGATTCGGGCCGTGGGAATTGGCGATCGCAATTCGGGATTAAAATTTTGCGACTACACCGGATTTCCCCCAGAATGGTTATTTGTAGATCCCACGGCCCAACTGCACCAACAATTAGAACTGTATCGGGGATTATCGTTAAAATTTCCCGGTTTATCTCCAGGACAAAATGCTTGGGTGAATTTAATGTTAATGTGTGCCGGGATTGCCAGTCCGGGGACTTTGGCAGAAGTGTTTCGCGGTTATCGGGGCGATCGCCAAGCCCCTCAGTTAATCGACGATCAAGAAGAAATCCAAGCCAGACCATTACCCCCTTTGAAAGGTTCATTTTTCAACAGGGCAGGAGGAACTGGGTTTCAGCGTCCCTTTGAACTAGCCACCCTGCGACTGCGGAACATGACCGAAGTGCTGGGAAACTGGAAAACATATGTCCCCGATGCTGCGTATATGACCCAACGGGGTGGCACTTTCTTGTTTGATGGTCAAGGAAATTTGCTCTACGAACATCGCGATCGGGGAATTCTCGGTTTTGCAGAAAATATGAGTCGTCCTCTGTCTTTTCTATCCCTGGATTCAAAGGACGGGTTTTAG
- a CDS encoding GNAT family N-acetyltransferase, with protein MICGTRITLRPATPNDRRDIYLWLAASDVTASMMGPPIFPDVPIPTWDEFCDDYALHFFDGSRLDSGCSFIIEVDGEAVGHINYDGLDTERSLTELDIWMRSQDCCGHGYGTDAMVALMRHFHAKFAVETFIVRPSRRNQRAIRAYEKAGFQPSRLSIADQISTYGDGDYFDTITLECKISVSTDTAGLVCTIKGKILTIDVRNNP; from the coding sequence ATGATCTGTGGCACGAGAATAACGCTTCGTCCCGCTACCCCAAATGACCGCCGGGACATCTACCTGTGGCTGGCTGCGTCTGATGTCACGGCATCTATGATGGGGCCGCCTATATTCCCAGACGTACCGATTCCCACCTGGGATGAGTTTTGTGATGATTATGCACTGCATTTCTTCGATGGGTCACGACTTGACTCTGGATGCTCTTTTATCATTGAGGTTGATGGCGAAGCGGTTGGACACATCAATTATGATGGACTGGATACGGAACGATCGCTTACAGAATTGGACATTTGGATGCGATCGCAGGACTGCTGCGGTCACGGATATGGAACCGATGCAATGGTTGCATTGATGCGCCACTTTCACGCCAAATTTGCGGTTGAAACGTTTATTGTTCGTCCTTCGCGCCGCAATCAACGGGCAATCCGCGCATACGAAAAAGCTGGTTTTCAACCTTCCCGATTGTCGATCGCCGATCAAATAAGCACATATGGTGACGGAGATTACTTTGATACGATTACACTTGAGTGCAAAATCTCCGTATCTACCGATACTGCTGGCCTTGTATGCACCATTAAGGGTAAAATTCTTACGATCGATGTTCGCAACAATCCATGA
- a CDS encoding Uma2 family endonuclease: MMVVQAHPQSKPLWLQVPQELTLHVTPEQFTMLAAANRELRLERTATGALIVNPPTGGNTGHRNLSITGQLSVWYEANDTLGRAFDSSTGFELPNGANRSPDASWVCQERWDALTPEQQDGFMPLCPDFVVELRSKTDTLKELRAKMQEYLQNGAQLGWLIDPKNKRVEIYRPGQAVEVLENPITLSGEQVLPGFTLTLKRIWE; this comes from the coding sequence ATGATGGTCGTCCAAGCTCACCCTCAATCTAAACCCCTATGGCTCCAAGTTCCCCAAGAATTGACCCTGCATGTGACACCGGAGCAGTTCACAATGCTGGCTGCGGCCAATCGTGAACTTCGACTGGAGAGAACGGCAACAGGAGCATTAATTGTGAATCCTCCCACAGGTGGCAATACGGGTCATCGTAACCTCAGCATAACCGGTCAACTCAGTGTTTGGTATGAAGCCAACGATACCCTAGGTCGAGCTTTTGACTCTTCCACAGGATTTGAACTCCCCAATGGTGCAAACCGCTCTCCTGATGCATCATGGGTATGCCAAGAGCGTTGGGATGCCCTTACCCCAGAGCAACAGGATGGTTTTATGCCATTGTGCCCAGATTTTGTGGTTGAGTTGCGCTCTAAAACCGACACTCTCAAGGAACTACGGGCAAAGATGCAGGAATATTTGCAGAATGGGGCGCAGTTGGGCTGGTTAATTGACCCAAAAAATAAGCGGGTGGAAATTTATCGTCCGGGTCAAGCCGTTGAGGTATTAGAGAATCCGATAACATTGTCTGGGGAGCAGGTTTTGCCAGGGTTTACACTGACGCTGAAGCGGATTTGGGAATGA
- the lepB gene encoding signal peptidase I has product MTRVNKPNSDQNTNPTPENPWIEGIKTIGLAALLAIGIRHFVAEARYIPSGSMLPTLQYEPTHDRLIIDKLGYRFGDPQRGDIIVFSPTDKMKEKDPNFKDALIKRVVGLPGDKIEIVNGQMYINDRPLDEHYVASEINPAAQITETSDHQFTSIDVCPPDQRFLDQPRIVPQDSYVVLGDNRNSSYDSRCWGAVPRKNIIGRAVLRFWPLGRFGTLDGVPIDSEEG; this is encoded by the coding sequence ATGACTCGTGTGAATAAACCCAACTCTGACCAGAATACCAACCCGACTCCCGAAAATCCTTGGATTGAGGGAATCAAAACCATTGGACTGGCAGCCCTTCTTGCCATTGGGATTCGTCATTTCGTCGCCGAAGCCCGTTATATTCCCTCCGGGTCAATGCTGCCCACCCTCCAATATGAACCCACCCACGATCGCCTCATTATTGATAAACTCGGCTATCGGTTTGGCGACCCCCAACGGGGGGATATCATTGTCTTTTCCCCCACCGACAAGATGAAGGAAAAAGATCCCAATTTCAAAGATGCCTTAATTAAGCGAGTCGTAGGTTTACCAGGGGATAAAATTGAGATTGTCAACGGGCAAATGTATATCAACGATCGCCCCTTAGACGAACATTATGTGGCCTCAGAAATCAACCCTGCCGCCCAGATTACCGAGACCTCCGATCATCAATTTACCAGCATAGACGTTTGTCCCCCCGATCAACGATTTCTCGATCAACCGCGAATCGTGCCTCAAGACTCCTATGTAGTTTTAGGCGATAATCGCAACAGCAGTTATGATAGTCGCTGTTGGGGAGCCGTACCGCGCAAAAATATCATCGGTCGTGCCGTCCTTCGCTTTTGGCCCTTGGGACGCTTTGGAACCCTCGATGGAGTCCCCATCGATTCAGAAGAAGGTTAA
- a CDS encoding NAD(P)/FAD-dependent oxidoreductase produces MSVDYDLIVWGGSPAGTYGAVMAAQLRARVALILPPETSHSYGFQDCLTLPLPLRQGQDGLNPIREDRTSYGRLCQWVQAGVETLALIDSPAALEQLGIDLIQEPGEFEEKQGQIAIALSDRRLLSSAYLLSPETQPRVEIDGLASTGYLTPKTLASLESVPSSLAIIGSDPRGIEWAQLFQELGSQVTLITEDERILPQEEPEASDLIRGQLEALGVEVLRETQVTQGRSIEGQTWLQVENRAIAVDRVLLVTPPALPFPAPTLELLGVDWTNQHLRVNHKLQTTNEKIYACGDILGGYSLPHLSLYEAKIATKNALLLPFFTLDYQQLPYTIYSTPTLARVGLTEVGARRRYGDKVQVIQEDLKTNPAAVLSGEITGFIKVIVQPDGTILGATVLGIRAEEVIQSLSLAMRHRIKLQALQESPGVFGSVSQLLTRVGDRWQLQQFHQSSWSQTLLKWWLSWKRG; encoded by the coding sequence GTGTCAGTTGACTACGATCTGATTGTTTGGGGAGGTTCTCCAGCCGGAACCTATGGGGCGGTGATGGCGGCCCAATTGCGGGCTAGGGTGGCTCTGATTTTGCCACCAGAGACTTCCCACAGTTACGGTTTCCAGGATTGTTTAACGTTGCCCTTACCGTTACGACAGGGGCAAGATGGTCTCAATCCCATCAGAGAGGATCGGACATCCTATGGGCGGTTGTGTCAATGGGTGCAAGCTGGGGTGGAGACGTTAGCGTTGATTGATTCTCCTGCGGCTCTGGAGCAGTTGGGGATTGATTTGATTCAGGAGCCTGGGGAATTTGAGGAAAAACAGGGACAAATTGCGATCGCCTTAAGTGACCGTCGTTTGCTCTCTTCTGCTTATTTGCTCTCTCCGGAAACCCAGCCCAGGGTGGAGATTGATGGGTTGGCGAGTACCGGTTATCTGACCCCGAAAACCCTGGCGAGTTTGGAGTCTGTCCCCTCTTCTTTAGCGATTATTGGCTCCGATCCCCGTGGCATTGAGTGGGCGCAATTGTTCCAAGAGTTGGGGTCTCAGGTGACCCTGATTACGGAAGATGAGCGGATTTTGCCCCAGGAAGAGCCGGAAGCGTCCGATCTGATTCGCGGGCAATTGGAGGCGCTGGGGGTGGAGGTTTTACGGGAAACTCAGGTGACTCAAGGGCGATCGATTGAGGGACAAACCTGGTTACAGGTGGAAAATCGGGCGATCGCCGTCGATCGGGTCTTATTAGTCACTCCTCCCGCTCTGCCGTTTCCCGCTCCAACCTTGGAACTTCTAGGAGTAGACTGGACAAACCAGCATTTAAGGGTCAATCATAAGCTGCAAACTACCAACGAGAAAATTTATGCTTGTGGCGATATTTTAGGCGGATATTCATTACCCCATCTTAGCTTATATGAGGCGAAAATTGCAACCAAAAATGCTTTATTGTTACCTTTCTTTACCCTTGATTATCAGCAGTTACCCTATACCATCTATAGCACGCCAACTCTAGCCAGAGTGGGCTTAACGGAAGTTGGTGCAAGACGGAGATATGGCGATAAAGTTCAGGTCATTCAAGAGGATTTAAAAACCAATCCGGCGGCAGTTTTATCTGGGGAGATTACCGGGTTTATTAAGGTCATAGTACAACCAGATGGTACGATTTTAGGCGCGACGGTGTTGGGAATCAGAGCAGAAGAAGTCATTCAATCCCTGAGTCTAGCCATGCGACATCGGATCAAGCTGCAAGCATTGCAGGAGAGTCCGGGAGTCTTCGGCAGTGTATCACAACTACTGACCAGAGTGGGCGATCGCTGGCAACTTCAGCAATTTCATCAATCCAGTTGGTCTCAAACCCTTCTCAAATGGTGGCTCTCCTGGAAAAGAGGTTAA